A portion of the Intestinibacillus sp. Marseille-P6563 genome contains these proteins:
- a CDS encoding hybrid sensor histidine kinase/response regulator produces the protein MKRYAKVRNATLRNLCFHILFLLVFAVLTVFSLYVMREQLLQNAQQLGSSLTKNYAAAEQSQIDTYSTMMELGTEYLDQLTVDQVDEQEIQSWSQDFFTKMAQVLQDESVDLYAIVEGHIVAANPWEGDETYDFTATEWYRMAMQAGGEVIFTPAYQDAITGEPVFTIAQKATHSDNMLMFDVFPDDFHAAELQSLPEGSSYFLCDQNGTVLQSHMEGSNHKQTPQEYVDGLLDGIEDGSLAPYDASVTGPDGWLCGVYYYQMSNGWTTVLTIPFQTVLRELTTIYHLFLVLSGLFLLAAVLLSVRDFRLNRRMWRTHDTVQALGNLYYALYRVNYKTGTYETIKCAPDTRKQLGAMGRYDDLLHTIQAVVASSTYQEFASSFSLDNIQQLVHDQVSEFGGDYLRRFEGGERWVHVSILFDKAFAQDEVVLAFREVNEEKTRQLEQLELLQNALELSRRSEADKNAFFSNMSHDMRTPLHAIIGLSELAQHSLDEPDKMRETLDKIQRSGRQMLDLINDVLEISRMEQGKISLDYHPMDLQKCVEDCIDLFRYQAQQEQKELILVSDLHSRMVLGDAARLTQILNNLLSNALKYSESGASVTVHLTEKTAHKYGKYQIAVEDTGVGMSQEFLEHVFEPYARETRFHARSVTGTGLGMAIVHSLVKRMDGEISVTSELGKGSVFTVTLPLQAAQEPEPAPAEKEQAPFELTGKTLLLAEDNEINMEIATEILSMQGVQMVQAWDGQQAVDAFAASKPGELDAILMDMQMPNLNGCQAARAIRAMERADARTIPIIAVTANAFPEDIAETQAAGMNAHIVKPIDFAALCKLLQSLT, from the coding sequence ATGAAACGATACGCCAAAGTCCGCAATGCAACGCTGCGGAATCTGTGTTTTCATATTTTGTTTCTGCTGGTGTTTGCTGTACTGACGGTATTCAGTCTTTATGTGATGCGGGAGCAGCTTTTGCAAAACGCCCAGCAGCTGGGCTCATCGCTGACCAAGAACTATGCAGCCGCCGAACAAAGCCAAATCGATACATACAGCACCATGATGGAACTGGGCACCGAATATCTGGACCAGCTGACGGTCGACCAGGTGGATGAGCAGGAGATTCAGTCCTGGAGCCAGGATTTTTTCACCAAAATGGCGCAGGTGCTGCAAGATGAGTCGGTGGACCTGTATGCGATCGTCGAAGGGCACATCGTGGCCGCCAACCCTTGGGAAGGGGATGAGACCTACGATTTCACCGCGACTGAATGGTATCGCATGGCCATGCAGGCTGGCGGCGAAGTGATTTTTACCCCAGCGTACCAGGACGCGATCACCGGTGAGCCGGTGTTTACCATCGCGCAAAAGGCCACGCATTCGGACAATATGCTCATGTTCGATGTCTTTCCGGATGATTTTCATGCGGCCGAGCTGCAATCCCTGCCCGAAGGCAGCTCTTATTTTCTGTGCGACCAGAATGGCACCGTGTTGCAGTCCCATATGGAGGGCTCCAACCACAAGCAGACCCCGCAGGAATACGTCGATGGCCTGCTGGACGGCATCGAAGACGGCTCCCTGGCGCCCTATGATGCGAGCGTGACCGGTCCGGATGGATGGCTGTGCGGCGTGTATTATTATCAGATGAGCAACGGCTGGACCACCGTGCTGACCATCCCGTTCCAGACCGTTTTGCGCGAACTGACCACCATTTATCATCTGTTTTTGGTGCTGTCCGGCCTGTTTTTACTGGCTGCGGTACTGTTGTCCGTGCGCGATTTCCGGCTGAACCGGCGCATGTGGCGCACCCATGATACCGTGCAGGCGCTGGGCAATCTGTATTATGCGCTGTATCGCGTCAACTACAAGACCGGAACCTATGAAACCATCAAATGCGCCCCAGATACCAGAAAACAACTGGGCGCCATGGGGCGGTACGACGATCTTTTGCATACCATTCAGGCAGTGGTCGCCAGCAGCACCTATCAGGAGTTTGCCAGCAGCTTTTCGCTGGACAATATCCAGCAGCTGGTGCACGATCAGGTATCGGAATTCGGCGGGGATTATCTGCGCCGGTTTGAGGGTGGCGAGCGCTGGGTGCATGTCAGCATCCTGTTTGACAAAGCATTTGCCCAGGATGAAGTCGTGCTGGCCTTCCGGGAAGTCAATGAGGAAAAGACCCGCCAGCTCGAGCAGCTCGAGCTGCTGCAAAATGCGCTTGAACTGTCTCGCCGCAGCGAAGCGGATAAAAATGCGTTTTTCAGCAACATGTCGCACGATATGCGCACCCCGCTGCATGCCATCATCGGCCTGTCCGAACTGGCGCAGCACAGTCTGGATGAGCCGGACAAGATGCGCGAAACGCTGGACAAAATCCAGCGCTCCGGCCGGCAGATGCTCGACCTCATCAACGATGTGCTCGAGATCTCCCGCATGGAGCAGGGCAAAATCTCGCTCGATTACCACCCCATGGATTTGCAGAAATGCGTGGAGGACTGCATCGACCTCTTCCGCTATCAGGCCCAGCAGGAGCAAAAGGAGCTGATTTTGGTCAGCGACCTGCACAGCCGCATGGTGCTGGGCGATGCGGCACGCCTGACCCAAATCCTCAACAATCTGCTGTCCAATGCCCTCAAATACAGCGAATCGGGCGCGTCGGTCACCGTGCATCTGACCGAAAAGACGGCGCACAAATACGGCAAATACCAGATCGCGGTCGAGGACACTGGCGTCGGCATGTCGCAGGAATTTTTGGAGCATGTCTTTGAGCCATATGCGCGGGAAACGCGCTTTCACGCGCGGTCGGTGACCGGTACAGGCCTGGGCATGGCCATTGTCCACAGCCTGGTCAAGCGCATGGACGGCGAAATCAGCGTCACAAGCGAACTGGGCAAGGGCAGTGTATTCACTGTCACGCTGCCGCTGCAAGCGGCACAGGAGCCCGAACCGGCCCCGGCTGAGAAGGAGCAAGCCCCGTTTGAACTGACCGGAAAAACGCTGCTGCTCGCCGAGGACAATGAGATCAACATGGAGATCGCCACCGAGATTTTGTCCATGCAGGGGGTCCAGATGGTGCAGGCGTGGGACGGCCAGCAGGCCGTGGATGCGTTCGCCGCGTCCAAGCCGGGCGAGCTGGACGCCATCCTGATGGATATGCAGATGCCGAACCTAAACGGCTGCCAGGCTGCGCGGGCCATCCGCGCCATGGAACGCGCGGATGCGCGCACCATTCCCATCATTGCGGTCACGGCCAATGCCTTCCCCGAGGATATTGCCGAGACTCAGGCGGCCGGGATGAATGCCCACATCGTAAAGCCCATCGATTTTGCTGCGCTGTGCAAACTGTTGCAATCGCTCACATAA